TGTTGCATTAATTGTATGTGCTGCCACCTTCTTAAACGATTAATCCTTTCTGTTGCATACGATGGCTCTGGAATTGCCACCGCCGATCTACCGATCAAGAAATGAGAAGGCGTTAAAATCGCCATATCGTTGGGATCCTCTGACATCGCACACAAAGGCCGAGAATTTAAAATTGCTTCCGTTTGAGATAGGAAGGTGTTCATTTCTTCTGTAGTCAGCCGTGTTTCTCCAACGACTCGTTTCATATGGTATTTCAACGACTTAACACCGGCCTCCCAAATCCCTCCAAAGTGCGGACTTCTGGGAGGTATAAAATGCCAAGTGATGCCCTTGATAGAACAGAATTCTTCGACCTTGGCGCGATGCTGTTCATTTACAAACAAGTCCTTCAATGCCCTTAGCTCGTGGTTGGCTCCGACAAAAGAAGTACCATTGTCAGAATATACATCAGAAGGGATGCCACGCCTGCTTGCAAATCGATGTAAAGCAGCAATTAAATTCTCAGACGTCAAGTTCGAAACCAATTCAAAATGAATCGCTTTGACTGCCATGCACACAAAAACGACGACATATCCTTTGAAAGATTTCGTGCTTCTTACCTCAGGCTTCAACAAAAATGGTCTTGCATAGTCCACACCAACTCGAGAGAATACTGGTGCTTGATTGACACTCCGGGAGATTACCCATGAACTGGCTACTGATGTTCGGTCGATATTTAGCACAAGTTTGGCAACCAGCAATGATTCTTTTGATGATGGATTTCGCACGCAGCGGCCAGTAACATTCACGCACTATCGCCAGCAAACCTCCTTGGCCAACATGATGATGCTCTTCGTGCAGTTTACGTATCAGCGACACGGTGACATGGTGCCGCTCTGGTAGCAATACTTGATGCCTTCCATCATAAGGAATCGCAGAATACTTTAATCGACCTCCGACACGGATTAGACCATCTTGTCCGATGAATAACGCCAAGTTTGATAAAGAATGCCGTTTCATCGATCCTTCCTGTAGTTTCTTTAACAAGTCACCAAACACCTGGCCTTGAACCACCGAAAATATCACTCGTTCCGCATTGGCCATTTCAGTAGCACTGATATTAGACACCTCACGTTTTTTGAATCTCACAATGGCGATGAACCTCATGACGTAAGCCCAGGATCTCAACAGTTTACGATAGTCACTGACACGGTTCATTGGGATTGAATCATCTCCTCCCACTGCAGCTAAAACTGTTCTTGATCTTAATTCCGGTATTTCTGCTATCATTTCAGGCTCATCCATTCGTGGCATTGCTTGCTGAAGATTAGGAGAACCCTTCCACCATGGTACATTGTAcaaaagttcctctggaagagCACCTCTCGAAATCACATCAGCGGGGTTGTTGGCTGATTGAACGTAATGCCACTTATATCCTTGTGTCATCTCAACAATTGCTGCCACTCGATTGGAAACAAATTGGTTCAGTGCTGATGGCGGCTTCCTGAGCCAGCACAAAACGATGGAGCTGTCGCACCATAAATTCACTTCGTCGAAGTTGATTTTCATTGTTACTGCTATTTTCTTTACGAGCTCCGCCAACAGTTTAGCTCCACACAGTTTAAGGCGTGGAATCGTCATAGGTTTTATCGGAGCGACGCGAGACTTACTTGCGATGAGTTTCACGGAAATTGTTCCATCCAATGCGATGCACCTAGTATACACAACCGCACCGTACGCTCTCTTAGAAGCGTCCGAATAACCATGTAATTCAACTCGCGCCGTATCCCTTGGTACTACGCATCGTTCCTTATGCATCTGGTTGACAATTGGTAACTGACGTCTAAACTGGATCCATTCTTGCAAAACTTCTTTCGGTAACTCTTCATCCCAGTTCAAACCCAATCGCCAGATATCCTGCATTACTAATTTGGCGCTTGTGATGATTGGTCCAAGAAAGCCGAGTGGATCAAACAGACGGCCGATATCGGACAACACTTGGCGTTTTGTGGTAGAAGCATCGTTGCTGATCGGGTGAACAAAGAACGTGAAGTAGTCCTCGAGCGGATTCCAAATTAGTCCAAGCGTTTTTATTGTGTTGTTGATACCTGTATCCTCGAAGCTGTAGCTGACGTATGATTCGCGCAGTTCTTCTGGAATGTTGTTCAACACAGTTGGGTCGTTTGTACAAAATTTATGAACTCCAAATCCACCACGCTGCAGTAGTGACGATAATTCTTTGTAGATGTTCACTACCACCTCTGCACTTTCCCCGCCTGTGAGAAAGTCATCAATATAACTGTCATTACGAATCACCTGCTCAGCCAACGGAAAAGCTCCACCATCGTCGGTTGCCAACTGGACCAGGGTTCTTGTGGCATGATGCGGGGAGCTGGCCACTCCATATGTAACTGTCTTCAACTCATAAACCTTGCGCATACCGTTGTCGTCTATCCATAATATTTTTTGATACTTGCGATCATCTGACGGTACATTTTGGGTATGTCTGCCGTCAGTACAATCGGGTGAGAGCAAAATCGCAAGATAATAGATAGCAAGTCGCTCTGAACGGTTGGGCCCACACACACAATGTCGTTCAATGATAATCCTGTAGTCGTCCTTGCCGAACCATCAAACACGACACGAATTTTCGTAGTGGAGCTCGCTGTTTTGAATACGGCATGGTGGGGAAGGTAATATCCGTCTCTGGTAGTTTCGTTTATTTCTTCCATGTGGCCTAATGAACGATACTCAGCCATAAACCGGAAATATTGTTCGCGTTTCAGTGGATCCTTGGCCAATGTAATTAGAAGCTTGTCCAGACGCCTATTTGCGATCTCATATGAATCTCCCAATTCCTTCTTACACTCGTTGAATGGTAGTCGAACAATATATCTTCCATTTTCTTCGCGTGAATGCGTTTTAATGTAGTGTTCCTCGACTAGTGCTTCAGTAACGCTCATGTTTGAATCTGCATCAACGTTCTCGATTTCCCAGAACTGTCTCATGGTTTTATTCAGCATGTCATCATGATGACTCATCTGACAGACTCGAGCGCTTGACTTGGACTTCCTGGTCCGTACCGATCCTCCTACAATCCAGCCCAACTCCGTTTCTGTAAGTGTCGTTTCGTTTCCCAATTTCAGGCGTCCTTGCTTGATTAGATCGAAAAATATTTCATTGCCAATTATTAAATCGATCTCGCCTGGCGTGTGGAATGTTGGGTCAGCTAATTTAATGCTGGGAGGTAGCGGCCATGATCGATATTCAACATCTGTGACGGGCAGGTTTGATGTCACTTTCGGCACGACCAGGAAGTCTAGAATTGACGAGGAAAACTGATTAACGCAGGATATGATACTTGTACATACGATGTACTTAACCCTCGTCTGAATGTCATTTAGGCCACTTATAGGTAGGTCGACATGCTGCATCTGCAGTTTCAATTTAGCTGCTAGCTTCTCCGTAACGATATTGCTATCGGAACCCGAATCCAATAGCGCTCGAGATTTAATGGTGATTCCATCGCGGCCCATCATCAACACTTCTGCTATGGACAAGAGTACTTGCCGCTTCACACCGCCAACGCTACCGCTCAACGTGGTCGCTTTCGGCTTCGATACGCCTTCCTCAGTTGGCTCTACCTGATCCGCTGGCTTCGGAACTATAGTTTGTTGCTGAATGGATTCCTGTTGAGTATCAACTGGATGTAGCATGCTGTGGTGTTTGCGACCGCATCCTCGAATCTTGCATGTTTGGTCGTACTGACAATCAGCTACCCGGTGTTTAGACTTTAAACAATTGAAGCACAACATTGCCTTGGCCACAATAGTCTTCCGCTCACCTGTGCCCAGTTCTTGAAACTTCGTGCATCTGTAGATGGAATGATCCGCCTTGCAACACGGACAGCTCTCCTTCGTGGTTTGAATAAAGGATTTGGAGACAACGGGAGATATTTGTTTTTGACTTACGATTGACTAACCATCTTCAAAATGGACTTACCCCGACTGTCCTTGCTAACCTTTGGAATGTCGAGAACTGCATCGATGTGTGTATCCATGATCAATCGACGATCTTTGTACGCATCTGTCAAGATTTTCCATGCCAAACTATAATCGTTGCTATTAACGATGTCCTGGTCAATCTTATCTTTTGCTTCGCCTACCAAAGAATTCCGAAGATGAAGGATTTTCATCGCGGGTGTTTCATTAGAGTATTTTGCCATGATACTGGAGAATAGGCTTTTAAAACTATACCAATTCTCGGGATTCCCGTCAAACGTCGGGAATGGTGCATGTAACTGCGGTGCTTGAGTATGCACATACACCGGCGGCTGTTGTATAGCTACCTGATTCATTGCTGTTGATGACACGCTTCTTTCGATCTTCATTTGCAAACAAACGTATAATTGATTGTGCAGCTTCTCGAATGAAGCATACTGCTTCCGTAGTTCAATTCGGTCTTCCTTTGAAAGCAATGCAGACAGATCTACATGGTTTTTTTCGTATTCATCAGCAGATCTCCGCAACGTCTCCAAGTTTAGATGCAGTAAatgtgtgctcacgttttcttCTGTTATCGATTCTTGAATCCGAAGTAACTTTTCCAGCAACATATCACACCGATCATACAGAACTTCCAGGCTTTTCTCCATTTTACActgttcttctttctttttcttcgccGTTTTTTGCTCGGCAATAGACGGCAATGGCACTATGTTTCTTTTATCTGCAGTGTTTTCACCCACCAGGGCATCCAATATGTTTCGAGGTGTAAACTCCCGCACGACGCCACGAGGTGTTCGCGAGTCGGACATTCGCACAACTTTTAACCGAAAGGAAAAAACCGAATTTTACCCGCACGACGATGTTCTTCTCACTGCTTCTTTTGTTTTCTGCGAAACGTGCTCACACGCTTTCGCCAAACGATTTTGCAAAATGGCGTCCGAGTGCCACGGGCACTAATAATCACTGATGTGCAGCCTTGGGCTTCGCACCACCATCACAATCTGGGGCATTGCGCCAGTTCCAGTACACGATACTGGATCTCACTGAATTCCGATGTGCTCGATCGCGACAACCATCCGGAACTTTTTCAGCAAATCCGGGAGAACGGACCAAAATGTCTTCGATAGCTATGGCGACTCAGTATGAGTCGacgaaaaaaatggttttcgcgagagaaaaaacttgaacacgtctgtCCTTTACAAGATCTAACTTTATTCTGCTTTTTTGTTACAGCATGGTTGGCAAACAGGAAATACATAAAAATAGGCaagaaaattaattatttcaagATAATATCAAAGGGTTCTTCAATGCAAATTTATCGCAAACATAACAATTCAAACAGAATAGAACCACCAGACTAAAAGTTGGACAAGCTATTATCGACAGGCGCTTGCTTTATGGTCTCGAGCTAGTCGAGTCTAGTCGATACTCTCTCGCGCGTCTTCAACAACTACGTCCGGTTATCCTCTGGCCTGCTACCGTTCACCCCCGCTGTAGCAGCATGCGTTGATGCCGGCATTCTTCATTTCCGGCACCGGGTTCTGATGGCCATCTGCCGCAAAGTCGCCTCTTTAGCAGCTGCCTCTTCAGGAGAATTCAGGATCCCTCTCATCGACGAGACTGCCTGGATCCTGAGAAATGTTGCCGGCACCGGTCTATCCCCAGTGGCACGGGTCCACTGGCATGGAACGAGAAGCTGGCTAATGCCTGCTGCCAGGATTGACCACACCATGCTAATGCATAATCAACGTGGTTCGTGAAATTGAGCGTTTCGTCGATCATCACAGTCAGATGCTTTAACGACCATACGTCTATGGTAATCTATGCAAGTCCCTACCTTTATCCTCGCTTGATCAAACCCATGGTGATAATAAACCACGACAACCTCTGTATTATGGTGTGCTAACGCCAACCTACTTGAGTTGAGCCATGCTTCGACCTTGCTTATTGCATAAGAAGCTTTTAATGCATCTTCATCGAGAGTGCCGCCTGTAATCTCTAATACAACGTCATCCACgaagactggtgctttaaccaactaaactACGAAGGACCTCGGTCGGCCTtttcgcaacttagcggctactgaatgcaCCCGAAATtctcaaattggacgcatagtcaaatcacttacaatccatttgtcaagccaacacttccacatgtgtatagtacgcGTTCagattagaggagcgtgagtatttagaatgtctggcggctacacacattcttcatcagcattTGTACGGATCAAGTGtgtgctatttgccagtcggtcgtcaagctcagacccgactgCAGAACCAATAAAATTCTATGTCACTCACCTGCCAATTCAAATACGCCACTACCTTTACCGGTAACGCTCACTGACAGTTTCCAATTGGAAAAACTCCCAGCGTATGCGTTACTGCACTGACAGCACCAACGTAACCAGCCTCTGCAGCAACTCGGGAACCAATCAACGTCACTCGTTCGGCCACCGGTTTGTGCGTTCGCTCACtgcttttgttttgttgttttttcccAAACCGAACCGACCAAATCCGACCGAAAGCAACAACCGGATCGACTTCGACTCTCGACCGCTTTCCATCGTGTCGTGTGCAGCTCTACAGTTTTATCGCGTTCGTCAAGCTGTGCAGACGCACACATTCCATTGTGGGTTGCGGCGGTGTCGCGAATCGCCTCTCGTGTGTTGTTGTGTGTAGTGTGGAATCCAACTCTTCTCCTCGCCGACCGACCGTTGTCGCGTCATCG
The nucleotide sequence above comes from Armigeres subalbatus isolate Guangzhou_Male chromosome 3, GZ_Asu_2, whole genome shotgun sequence. Encoded proteins:
- the LOC134221675 gene encoding uncharacterized protein LOC134221675 — protein: MRKVYELKTVTYGVASSPHHATRTLVQLATDDGGAFPLAEQVIRNDSYIDDFLTGGESAEVVVNIYKELSSLLQRGGFGVHKFCTNDPTVLNNIPEELRESYVSYSFEDTGINNTIKTLGLIWNPLEDYFTFFVHPISNDASTTKRQVLSDIGRLFDPLGFLGPIITSAKLVMQDIWRLGLNWDEELPKEVLQEWIQFRRQLPIVNQMHKERCVVPRDTARVELHGYSDASKRAYGAVVYTRCIALDGTISVKLIASKSRVAPIKPMTIPRLKLCGAKLLAELVKKIAVTMKINFDEVNLWCDSSIVLCWLRKPPSALNQFVSNRVAAIVEMTQGYKWHYVQSANNPADVISRGALPEELLYNVPWWKGSPNLQQAMPRMDEPEMIAEIPELRSRTVLAAVGGDDSIPMNRVSDYRKLLRSWAYVMRFIAIVRFKKREVSNISATEMANAERVIFSVVQGQVFGDLLKKLQEGSMKRHSLSNLALFIGQDGLIRVGGRLKYSAIPYDGRHQVLLPERHHVTVSLIRKLHEEHHHVGQGGLLAIVRECYWPLRAKSIIKRIIAGCQTCAKYRPNISSQFMGNLPECQSSTSILSSWCGLCKTIFVEA